The proteins below come from a single uncultured Carboxylicivirga sp. genomic window:
- a CDS encoding isopentenyl-diphosphate delta-isomerase: MEDRKKDHIDLAFSSRLDSKLVDNRFDYEPMLGTHSKNDLSVDFAGKQMKLPIWVSSMTGGTKRAGTINKNLAQACAEFGLGMGLGSCRILLDSPEYFDDFNVRPIMGNEVPLFANIGICQLEQMLEKGTEHQIDELVHKLQADGLAVHVNPMQEAFQPEGDLLKTSPIKILKKYLDKTDLKIIVKEVGQGFGKESLRQLLSLPLEAIEFGALGGTNFSLVELNRSESMAAEVYNPFIHIGHTADEMTQMVNQLVDKMGYKVKVNNIIISGGISSILDGYYLTEISKMPAIFGMGSAFLRHSMGSYEKLQNYVQKLADGLQLANNFLRVKQ, from the coding sequence ATGGAAGACCGCAAAAAAGATCACATAGACTTAGCATTTAGTTCGCGCCTTGACAGCAAACTGGTTGATAATCGGTTTGATTATGAACCTATGCTGGGCACTCATAGCAAAAATGATTTAAGCGTTGATTTTGCGGGTAAGCAAATGAAGCTACCTATTTGGGTTTCGAGTATGACTGGCGGAACAAAGCGAGCCGGCACCATCAATAAAAACCTGGCTCAGGCTTGTGCCGAATTTGGCTTGGGCATGGGGCTTGGTTCGTGCAGAATTCTGCTTGACTCACCTGAGTATTTCGACGATTTTAACGTTCGTCCTATTATGGGAAACGAAGTTCCACTTTTTGCCAATATTGGTATTTGTCAGTTGGAACAAATGCTGGAAAAAGGTACCGAGCATCAAATCGATGAACTGGTTCATAAGCTGCAAGCCGATGGACTGGCAGTTCACGTAAATCCAATGCAGGAAGCTTTTCAGCCCGAAGGTGATTTATTGAAGACCTCTCCCATCAAGATTTTAAAAAAATATCTGGATAAAACTGATCTCAAAATAATAGTAAAAGAGGTTGGTCAAGGCTTTGGTAAAGAAAGTTTGCGACAATTGCTTTCTCTTCCATTAGAGGCAATTGAATTTGGAGCATTGGGTGGAACTAACTTCTCCTTAGTGGAGCTAAACCGCTCCGAGTCAATGGCAGCTGAAGTATACAATCCATTTATTCATATTGGACATACGGCCGATGAAATGACCCAAATGGTTAACCAATTGGTTGATAAAATGGGGTACAAAGTAAAAGTCAACAACATCATTATTTCAGGAGGAATTTCCTCTATTCTGGATGGTTATTACCTAACCGAAATTTCGAAAATGCCAGCCATTTTTGGAATGGGTTCTGCTTTTCTTCGCCACTCAATGGGCAGTTACGAAAAACTACAAAACTACGTTCAGAAATTAGCTGATGGACTACAGTTGGCCAATAACTTTTTACGAGTAAAACAATAA
- a CDS encoding hydroxymethylglutaryl-CoA reductase translates to MQDNLIIKGFSKLNREEKIELITEKYGLSVQVQSNLNRYLHPTDQSLFNDISENVISNYYLPFSLAPNFLINDRMYVIPMVIEESSVVAAASKSASFWAKNGGFKTKVINNQKNGQIFFKWNGSASLLQKFNSEITSLIDESTNDITANMQARGGGITGFEIKSIENMENTHQLLVHFDTVNSMGANFINTCLEKISMPFIDFINNQSELQSFGKSEHIMSILSNYTPECLVECTISCNIEDLAAYSATYSPKEFAQRFKTAVDIAINDPYRAVTHNKGIFNGIDAVILATGNDFRAVEAGAQAYASQSGQYRSLTSCEISDDHFSYTLKVPLAIGTVGGLTQLHPMVKTAFEILNNPNADELMQIVAAAGMANNFSAVAALVTTGIQKGHMKLHLGNILTTLNASDNEKRNATKYFKDKTVSYANVQTYLEESRQKV, encoded by the coding sequence ATGCAAGATAATCTGATCATCAAAGGCTTTTCGAAATTAAACCGGGAAGAAAAAATAGAGTTAATTACTGAGAAGTATGGGCTTTCAGTTCAGGTTCAATCCAACCTGAATCGTTATTTACACCCTACCGATCAATCTTTATTTAATGACATTTCAGAGAATGTCATCTCTAATTATTATTTACCTTTTAGTTTGGCTCCTAACTTCCTGATCAACGATCGGATGTACGTTATACCAATGGTTATCGAAGAGAGTTCGGTGGTAGCTGCAGCATCCAAATCAGCTTCATTTTGGGCTAAGAATGGAGGCTTTAAAACAAAGGTGATTAATAATCAGAAGAATGGTCAGATTTTTTTTAAATGGAATGGCTCAGCTTCTCTCCTGCAAAAATTCAATAGCGAAATTACTTCATTGATCGATGAAAGCACTAATGACATAACTGCAAACATGCAGGCTCGTGGTGGTGGAATTACCGGTTTTGAAATCAAATCGATTGAAAACATGGAAAATACACATCAGTTGCTAGTTCATTTTGATACTGTAAACTCCATGGGTGCGAATTTCATCAACACATGCCTCGAAAAGATTTCAATGCCATTTATCGATTTTATTAATAATCAAAGCGAATTGCAGTCTTTTGGAAAGTCCGAGCATATCATGTCTATTTTAAGTAATTATACGCCCGAGTGCCTGGTCGAGTGCACTATATCTTGTAATATCGAAGATTTGGCGGCTTATTCAGCCACGTACTCGCCCAAAGAATTTGCTCAGCGTTTTAAAACAGCAGTTGACATTGCTATTAACGATCCATACAGAGCAGTTACTCATAACAAAGGTATTTTCAATGGGATTGATGCAGTAATACTGGCCACAGGAAACGATTTCAGGGCCGTTGAAGCCGGAGCACAGGCTTATGCTTCTCAATCGGGTCAATACCGTTCGTTAACTTCATGTGAAATAAGTGACGATCATTTCTCCTACACTTTAAAAGTGCCATTGGCAATAGGAACGGTTGGAGGATTAACCCAGCTTCACCCGATGGTTAAAACTGCTTTCGAGATATTGAATAATCCCAATGCAGATGAACTAATGCAAATAGTTGCAGCCGCCGGAATGGCTAATAACTTCAGCGCTGTTGCGGCATTGGTTACAACAGGCATTCAAAAAGGACACATGAAATTACATCTTGGCAATATTCTCACAACACTTAATGCATCTGACAATGAAAAAAGAAATGCTACAAAATATTTCAAAGATAAAACAGTGAGTTATGCAAATGTTCAAACCTATTTAGAAGAAAGCAGACAAAAGGTATGA
- a CDS encoding GYDIA family GHMP kinase has protein sequence MNKTVTQKFHANGKLLITAEYLVLKGAKALAVPLIQGQSLTISPANEFTWEAYTPKDIWFKTSFDHLLNITHSNSTSEAEKLKNILHKAVQIKPSLVNELKEKRVITHLEFNKDWGWGSSSTLIALLSKWLDVNPYELLTNTFGGSGYDIACAIKNYPIIYQTIDDKNIVQKSTFNPAFKDHIYFVYSGKKQTSSNEVKRFLKEGKISNDVIQSINHITNEMSLCNNINDFGRLMHLHEDIIGKCVQQMPIKTKHFKDFKGYIKSLGAWGGDFFMVVTEHDDNYIDHYFRSKGLKTFFKYNDIVLNSNN, from the coding sequence ATGAACAAAACCGTAACGCAGAAATTTCATGCCAACGGTAAATTACTAATTACCGCCGAATATTTGGTTCTAAAAGGAGCCAAAGCATTGGCTGTACCTTTAATCCAAGGTCAGAGCTTAACTATCTCTCCAGCTAATGAGTTTACATGGGAAGCGTATACACCAAAGGATATATGGTTTAAAACCAGTTTTGATCATCTTCTAAATATAACTCATAGTAATAGTACATCAGAAGCAGAGAAATTAAAGAATATTCTGCATAAAGCAGTACAAATTAAACCCTCATTAGTAAATGAATTAAAGGAGAAGAGAGTTATTACCCATCTTGAATTCAATAAAGACTGGGGCTGGGGAAGCAGCTCAACCTTAATTGCTCTTCTTTCAAAATGGCTTGATGTTAATCCTTATGAATTATTGACAAATACTTTTGGAGGATCCGGTTACGATATTGCTTGCGCCATAAAAAACTATCCAATTATTTATCAAACTATTGACGATAAAAACATTGTTCAAAAATCAACCTTCAATCCGGCTTTTAAAGATCATATTTACTTTGTTTACAGCGGCAAAAAACAAACAAGTAGCAATGAAGTAAAACGCTTTTTAAAAGAAGGTAAAATAAGTAATGATGTTATTCAATCGATAAACCATATCACCAACGAAATGTCTTTATGTAATAATATAAATGACTTTGGAAGATTAATGCATTTGCATGAAGATATTATCGGAAAATGCGTTCAACAAATGCCAATAAAAACTAAACATTTTAAAGATTTTAAAGGTTATATAAAGAGTTTGGGTGCCTGGGGCGGCGATTTCTTTATGGTTGTAACAGAGCATGATGATAATTACATCGACCATTACTTTCGAAGCAAAGGATTGAAAACTTTTTTCAAATACAATGACATCGTATTAAATAGTAACAATTAA
- the mvaD gene encoding diphosphomevalonate decarboxylase: MNQTITTYQEAPTNIAIVKYWGKKGIQEPMNPSLSFTLKKSITKTNVTYEVTDHELSIDFLFEGKQKESFIPKLTQFIKNIIHLLPYLQSGKLLIESENTFPHSSGIASSASSMATLAKSLVDISEKMGNVHSNKEYLISEIARLGSGSACRSTQNGWIEWGTSKIFDQSSNKYGISVNQIIHKNFTELHDSILVIRKGAKAVSSTVGHSLMNNHPYQQGRIDQANQNLSKLQTALQTGDFSLFAEVCEEEALSIHGLMMSSSPGYTLMAPESLKAIELIKQFRKDHDIPLTYTLDAGPNIHIIYPKEHKEKVLPFIQKELSTLCEDHTVIYDEISMHTNSL; this comes from the coding sequence ATGAATCAAACTATTACAACATATCAAGAAGCACCTACCAACATAGCTATTGTAAAATATTGGGGTAAAAAAGGCATACAGGAACCGATGAATCCGAGTTTAAGTTTTACTTTAAAAAAATCTATTACAAAAACCAATGTTACCTACGAGGTTACAGATCATGAGTTATCCATTGATTTTTTGTTCGAAGGAAAGCAAAAAGAAAGCTTTATTCCTAAACTCACTCAGTTTATTAAGAATATCATTCATCTTTTACCCTATTTACAGTCCGGTAAATTATTGATTGAAAGCGAGAATACATTTCCTCATTCGAGTGGTATAGCATCATCAGCCAGTTCGATGGCTACATTGGCAAAATCGTTGGTTGATATTAGTGAGAAAATGGGTAATGTCCACTCCAACAAAGAATATCTGATTTCTGAAATTGCCCGTTTAGGATCTGGTAGCGCCTGTCGTTCAACTCAAAACGGATGGATAGAATGGGGAACAAGTAAAATATTTGACCAATCGTCTAACAAATATGGTATTTCAGTAAATCAAATTATTCACAAAAACTTCACTGAATTACATGACAGTATTTTAGTTATCCGAAAAGGAGCTAAAGCAGTTAGCAGTACAGTTGGGCATTCTTTAATGAATAATCACCCATATCAACAAGGCAGAATAGATCAGGCAAATCAGAATCTGTCAAAACTTCAAACAGCTCTTCAAACAGGTGATTTTTCACTATTTGCAGAAGTTTGCGAAGAAGAAGCTCTAAGCATACATGGATTAATGATGAGTTCTTCCCCAGGCTATACCTTAATGGCACCCGAATCGTTAAAAGCAATTGAATTAATTAAACAATTCAGGAAAGATCACGATATACCTCTAACCTACACATTAGATGCCGGACCAAATATTCATATTATTTATCCTAAAGAGCATAAAGAAAAAGTATTACCCTTTATTCAAAAAGAGCTGAGCACGCTTTGTGAGGATCATACCGTTATATACGACGAAATATCAATGCATACAAATTCATTATAA
- a CDS encoding mevalonate kinase — translation MGIKKEKKEIYYSKIMLFGEYSIILGSMGLTIPYAHFNGELKFINKTSYTDLNFAQNSNQQIRELNEYISDLKQTNQLLHDFDCERLNKDLSKGLYFESSIPEGYGLGSSGALVAALYNEYTLDRIESRAGIQMDEMLELKKNFAQIESFYHGTSSGIDPLICYLKHPLVLQNKQQISSVGIPRKDILVDDAIFLINSGKPGKTAPLVKLFMDKVKDSNYLKAIEEKMIPLTNFCIESMLIGDLNGMFNTLKDLSAFQLRFLPEMIPDTIKPIWEHGLSSQNFTLKLCGSGGGGFVLGFTRNYSETKDFFKKLEMEMIPVYREMIK, via the coding sequence ATGGGCATAAAAAAGGAGAAAAAAGAGATCTATTATTCTAAAATAATGCTGTTTGGAGAGTATAGCATTATACTTGGTTCGATGGGATTAACTATTCCGTATGCCCATTTCAATGGTGAACTTAAATTCATCAACAAAACCAGTTATACAGATTTGAACTTTGCACAAAACTCTAATCAACAAATAAGAGAACTTAATGAGTATATTTCTGATTTAAAACAAACAAATCAGCTGCTTCACGATTTTGATTGCGAACGATTAAACAAAGACCTTAGTAAAGGCTTGTATTTCGAGTCAAGTATTCCCGAAGGATACGGATTAGGGAGCAGTGGCGCATTGGTAGCTGCTTTGTATAACGAATATACTTTAGACCGGATTGAATCGCGTGCGGGTATTCAAATGGATGAAATGTTAGAGTTAAAAAAGAATTTTGCTCAAATTGAATCCTTTTATCACGGTACTAGCTCTGGCATCGACCCTTTAATCTGTTATTTAAAGCATCCTCTGGTATTACAAAATAAACAACAGATTTCGTCGGTTGGAATTCCACGAAAAGATATTTTGGTTGATGATGCTATTTTTTTAATTAATAGTGGTAAACCGGGAAAGACAGCTCCTTTGGTAAAGCTATTTATGGATAAGGTAAAAGATTCAAATTACTTAAAAGCCATAGAAGAAAAAATGATTCCACTTACAAATTTTTGTATAGAGAGTATGCTAATCGGAGATTTAAATGGGATGTTTAACACACTAAAAGATCTATCTGCCTTTCAATTAAGATTCTTACCAGAAATGATTCCGGATACCATTAAACCCATATGGGAACATGGGCTAAGCAGCCAGAATTTCACGCTCAAATTATGCGGATCAGGTGGTGGAGGTTTTGTTCTGGGTTTTACACGAAACTATTCAGAAACAAAGGATTTTTTTAAGAAACTAGAAATGGAAATGATACCTGTTTATCGAGAGATGATAAAATAA
- a CDS encoding P-II family nitrogen regulator, with the protein MKLITAIIRSYQLDQVRESLIAAGITRITVSRVSGHGAQLQEEVYRGKKVIPGLIPKMRVEIAVNEQFVDTAVNAIIDAARSESEIEGEIGDGKIFITNLEECIRIRTGERGGSAI; encoded by the coding sequence ATGAAATTAATTACAGCTATTATAAGATCATACCAATTAGATCAGGTTCGCGAAAGTTTGATTGCAGCCGGTATTACCCGTATAACAGTGAGTCGTGTTTCTGGTCATGGAGCACAATTACAGGAAGAAGTTTATCGTGGTAAAAAAGTAATTCCTGGTTTAATACCTAAAATGCGTGTTGAAATTGCAGTAAATGAACAGTTTGTTGATACGGCAGTAAATGCAATTATTGACGCAGCCCGCTCCGAAAGTGAAATTGAAGGAGAAATTGGAGATGGAAAAATCTTTATAACCAATCTCGAAGAGTGTATTCGTATTCGCACAGGAGAACGTGGCGGGAGTGCTATTTAA
- a CDS encoding ammonium transporter: MKSKRKILLTLSLLLGAGGLMSTQAQPNVDTGATAWMLTSTALVLLMIPGLAMFYGGLVRSKNVLGTMMHSFAAMGVMSVLWVAVSYSMCFGENVLGGWFGWNSDYVFLRGIDQSVIDGGVPEYVFSMFQGKFAIITPALIAGAFAERVKFRGYLIFITVWGLLVYNPLCHWVWAEDGFLFNMGADGAIDFAGGTVVHISAGVSGLVAAIYLGARRGYPQRQMKPNNLVMTMMGAGLLWVGWFGFNAGSSISSGLATAQALTATQVAAAAGAITWIIIEGFHQGKMTALGFASGILSGLVAVTPAAGVVQPAGAMALGAIATVICYYMLIVKDKLGYDDSLDAFGIHGVGGIVGAVALTFFIRDSWMADAAEKVGGVWTVWQQLGVQVAAVAIAIVYAVVLTIIILVVIEKLFGLKTTPEEEMQGLDHTFHGERGYGMLNPN; the protein is encoded by the coding sequence ATGAAGAGTAAAAGAAAAATCCTACTGACTTTAAGTCTGTTATTAGGTGCTGGGGGGCTTATGAGCACTCAGGCACAACCGAATGTCGATACAGGTGCCACTGCTTGGATGTTGACATCAACTGCACTGGTATTGCTAATGATCCCAGGTTTGGCCATGTTTTATGGTGGATTGGTACGCTCCAAAAATGTATTGGGAACAATGATGCATAGTTTTGCTGCTATGGGTGTTATGAGTGTGCTTTGGGTAGCAGTTAGTTATAGTATGTGTTTTGGCGAGAATGTTTTAGGTGGATGGTTTGGTTGGAATTCAGATTATGTGTTCTTAAGAGGTATCGACCAAAGTGTTATAGATGGGGGAGTTCCTGAATATGTATTTTCAATGTTTCAGGGAAAATTTGCCATTATTACACCTGCCTTAATTGCTGGTGCATTTGCTGAACGGGTAAAGTTCAGAGGATATTTAATTTTCATTACAGTTTGGGGGCTTTTAGTGTATAATCCTCTTTGTCACTGGGTGTGGGCTGAAGATGGCTTCTTATTTAATATGGGAGCTGATGGTGCGATTGATTTTGCTGGAGGTACGGTAGTTCATATATCTGCTGGAGTTAGTGGATTAGTGGCAGCTATCTATTTAGGTGCACGTAGAGGTTACCCTCAACGCCAGATGAAACCTAATAATCTTGTTATGACAATGATGGGAGCTGGTCTTTTATGGGTTGGCTGGTTTGGTTTTAATGCCGGAAGTAGTATTTCAAGTGGATTGGCAACAGCTCAGGCATTAACAGCAACCCAAGTAGCAGCAGCAGCTGGTGCTATAACCTGGATTATTATTGAAGGATTTCATCAGGGCAAAATGACAGCGTTAGGTTTTGCTTCCGGGATTTTATCAGGATTGGTTGCTGTAACGCCAGCTGCCGGAGTGGTTCAACCCGCCGGAGCAATGGCTTTAGGAGCTATTGCAACCGTAATCTGTTATTATATGTTGATTGTAAAAGATAAGTTAGGTTACGACGATTCATTGGATGCATTTGGTATTCATGGGGTAGGAGGAATTGTTGGTGCAGTTGCTTTAACTTTCTTTATCAGAGATAGCTGGATGGCTGATGCTGCTGAAAAAGTAGGTGGAGTCTGGACTGTGTGGCAACAATTAGGTGTACAGGTTGCAGCCGTGGCTATCGCAATTGTATACGCCGTTGTTCTTACAATAATTATATTAGTTGTAATAGAAAAACTATTTGGATTAAAAACAACACCTGAAGAAGAAATGCAGGGATTGGATCATACTTTCCATGGCGAACGTGGTTACGGTATGTTGAATCCAAACTAG
- a CDS encoding sigma-70 family RNA polymerase sigma factor, translating to MTEQTDIHKPIIQKAAKGSAKAQKQLYELYSKAMFNICYRMMNNLHDAEDMLQEIFCDAFNRLHTFRFDSTFGAWIKRITINKCINELKKKKIALELKEEITPDYIADDYEDTDFMQLSVNHIKHAMALLPDGYRIIFSLYMLEGYDHQEISEIMNITVSTSKSQLARAKKKLIEVLKAGSMQYNLN from the coding sequence TTGACAGAACAAACCGACATACATAAACCTATTATCCAAAAGGCAGCCAAAGGCAGTGCAAAGGCTCAGAAACAGCTTTATGAGTTGTATTCCAAGGCAATGTTTAATATCTGCTATCGTATGATGAATAACCTTCATGATGCAGAAGATATGCTTCAGGAGATATTTTGTGATGCTTTTAATCGTCTTCACACTTTTAGGTTTGATTCTACCTTTGGAGCATGGATTAAACGTATAACAATCAATAAATGTATTAATGAACTTAAAAAGAAGAAGATTGCTCTGGAATTAAAGGAGGAAATAACACCTGATTATATTGCTGATGATTATGAAGACACTGATTTTATGCAATTAAGTGTTAACCATATAAAACATGCAATGGCACTTCTACCCGATGGATATCGAATTATTTTTTCGCTTTATATGCTGGAAGGATATGATCATCAGGAAATATCAGAAATTATGAATATCACGGTTTCGACTTCCAAATCGCAATTGGCACGAGCCAAGAAAAAACTGATTGAAGTATTGAAAGCCGGTTCAATGCAATACAATTTAAATTAA
- a CDS encoding site-specific integrase — MSGLETIKINFFIKKTKLLKNGEAPIFVRIIINKERDEYALKKSILPKQWNETKQLAKGSSEKSQEVNQLIELHSSKIKSYFDFLIMDNQQVSPRIIKEKIVGKKETRRTILKVFQEHNDNARKLIGIDFAPDTVQRYETCYTHTKDFIRWQYKREDMALEDLNHQFVRNYELYLKTERKCAHNTAIKYLKNFKKIVRIALANGWMKKDPFATIKFKLKPVDAVYLTKEELDTVINKEIGIERLRQVRDVFVFCCFTGLAFSDAKSLKREHITTDGNGITWIHKKRTKTDQMSTIFVIEAAKKLMAKYEYEPELIEKGAVLPVLSNQKMNAYLKEIGSICGIAKPISTHTARHTFATTVALENNMPLEVVSKTLGHSSTKMTQRYARTTEVLIKKNMEKIAHLY, encoded by the coding sequence ATGAGTGGACTTGAGACCATCAAAATCAACTTCTTTATCAAGAAGACAAAATTGCTTAAAAACGGAGAAGCTCCAATCTTCGTTAGAATCATCATTAACAAAGAAAGAGACGAATATGCCTTAAAGAAAAGTATTCTACCTAAACAGTGGAACGAAACAAAACAATTAGCAAAAGGCAGTTCTGAAAAATCACAGGAAGTTAATCAGCTAATAGAACTTCACTCTTCAAAAATTAAATCTTACTTTGATTTCCTCATTATGGACAATCAACAAGTATCTCCCAGAATTATTAAAGAAAAAATAGTTGGCAAAAAAGAAACCAGACGCACCATCCTAAAAGTATTCCAGGAACATAACGACAATGCCAGAAAGCTAATTGGCATAGACTTCGCTCCTGACACAGTTCAGCGCTACGAAACCTGTTACACACATACTAAAGATTTTATTCGTTGGCAATATAAACGTGAGGATATGGCCTTGGAAGACCTGAATCATCAGTTTGTACGTAATTATGAGTTATACCTAAAAACTGAGCGTAAATGTGCCCACAACACTGCCATTAAGTATTTGAAGAACTTCAAAAAGATTGTTCGCATTGCATTGGCTAATGGTTGGATGAAGAAAGATCCATTTGCTACCATTAAATTCAAACTTAAGCCTGTTGATGCTGTATATCTTACCAAAGAGGAATTGGATACAGTTATCAATAAAGAAATAGGCATAGAACGTTTAAGACAGGTACGTGATGTTTTTGTGTTTTGTTGCTTTACCGGATTAGCCTTCTCCGATGCAAAGTCTTTAAAACGTGAACATATCACAACTGATGGAAACGGAATTACCTGGATTCATAAAAAACGTACCAAAACCGATCAAATGAGTACCATATTTGTCATAGAAGCTGCCAAAAAGCTAATGGCAAAATACGAGTATGAACCTGAACTTATCGAAAAAGGTGCAGTTCTCCCCGTCCTCAGTAATCAAAAAATGAATGCCTATTTGAAAGAAATTGGTAGTATATGTGGTATTGCTAAACCTATATCAACCCATACAGCAAGGCACACTTTTGCTACAACTGTAGCTTTAGAAAACAATATGCCTTTGGAAGTCGTATCAAAAACACTGGGGCATTCCAGCACAAAGATGACTCAACGTTATGCTCGTACTACAGAGGTTTTAATTAAGAAGAATATGGAGAAGATTGCCCATTTGTATTGA
- a CDS encoding type II toxin-antitoxin system HipA family toxin — protein sequence MENSKNILVSLELEGQSYEVGEMVRDNRTIYFRYNVDFLKCGLNISPIKLPYNNEITSTGSEPFDGLYGVFNDSLPDGWGRLLLDRSLASKGVNMQNITPLDRLAYVGDKGMGALCYKPKFDEDVSISSEIELDMIAREMDQILKGSDSDIIEELFTLGGSSGGARPKIFVGYNNVTKELMHGHQKLAKGFEDWLIKFPSSSDPKEIANVEYAYHKMALKAGLEMSDCKLFTGRSGQTYFGTKRFDRIKEKRIHMHTASGLMHDNFRMSTMDYGHLMDCAFQLEKHVKAYEKVLRLAAFNVFAHNRDDHSKNFSFLMDVKGNWSFAPVYDLTFSNSAYGFHSTMVAGESKNPGRKHLLELGKYFGIKKPELILEEVQEAVSQWNSIAKECDVSKSTITIIEKAINDVNKHE from the coding sequence ATGGAAAACAGCAAAAATATTTTAGTGTCTTTGGAGCTTGAAGGCCAAAGTTATGAGGTAGGAGAAATGGTAAGGGATAATCGAACAATCTACTTTCGCTATAATGTTGATTTTTTGAAATGTGGTCTTAATATCTCACCGATTAAGCTGCCTTATAATAATGAAATAACTTCCACCGGTTCAGAACCCTTTGATGGGCTGTATGGTGTTTTTAACGATTCGTTACCTGATGGTTGGGGAAGGTTGTTGTTAGATCGTTCCCTTGCGTCGAAGGGAGTAAATATGCAAAATATAACTCCATTGGATCGTTTGGCTTATGTTGGAGATAAAGGTATGGGCGCTTTGTGTTACAAACCAAAGTTTGATGAAGATGTTTCAATTTCGTCTGAAATTGAATTGGATATGATTGCCCGGGAAATGGATCAAATTTTGAAAGGAAGCGATTCTGATATAATTGAAGAACTATTTACTTTAGGTGGTTCTTCCGGTGGAGCACGTCCTAAAATCTTTGTTGGGTATAATAATGTCACCAAAGAATTAATGCATGGTCATCAAAAATTAGCAAAAGGTTTTGAAGATTGGCTGATTAAATTTCCATCATCTTCTGACCCTAAAGAGATTGCTAATGTTGAATATGCTTACCATAAAATGGCTTTAAAAGCCGGATTGGAGATGAGTGATTGTAAACTATTCACAGGGCGGTCGGGACAAACTTACTTTGGTACAAAACGCTTTGATAGAATAAAAGAGAAAAGAATTCACATGCATACCGCTAGTGGATTGATGCATGATAATTTTAGGATGAGCACCATGGATTATGGTCATTTAATGGATTGTGCCTTTCAACTTGAAAAACATGTGAAAGCATACGAGAAAGTATTACGTCTGGCAGCTTTTAATGTGTTTGCTCACAATCGGGATGATCATAGTAAGAACTTCTCTTTTTTAATGGATGTCAAAGGTAATTGGAGTTTCGCTCCCGTATATGATCTAACTTTTTCAAATTCAGCATATGGTTTTCATAGTACTATGGTTGCAGGAGAGAGTAAAAATCCTGGAAGGAAACATCTTTTAGAATTAGGAAAGTATTTCGGAATAAAGAAACCGGAGCTAATCTTGGAAGAAGTACAAGAGGCCGTTTCGCAATGGAATTCAATCGCGAAAGAATGTGATGTGTCTAAGTCGACTATTACAATCATTGAGAAGGCAATAAATGATGTCAATAAACATGAATAA
- a CDS encoding helix-turn-helix transcriptional regulator codes for MYSINPTPHEIGKELAKRHKALRKQLKLSQSDMAERSGVSLGSLKRFETTGQISLESLLKLAHLLDRLEDFKLVFQPKEDLGNIEGLFTTKS; via the coding sequence ATGTACTCAATTAATCCTACACCTCATGAAATTGGTAAGGAACTGGCCAAGCGCCACAAAGCCTTGCGTAAACAATTAAAGTTATCTCAATCAGATATGGCAGAGAGATCTGGTGTCTCTTTAGGTAGCTTAAAACGTTTTGAAACTACCGGACAAATATCTTTGGAATCATTGCTTAAGTTAGCTCACCTTCTTGATAGGCTGGAAGATTTTAAACTAGTTTTCCAACCCAAAGAAGACTTAGGTAATATTGAAGGCCTTTTCACAACTAAATCTTAG
- a CDS encoding helix-turn-helix domain-containing protein, whose product MRNLIEELPEQISLTVTKQDLIEFADYLIQEYASLQRTESAPEHDLKKVIDINEVAAYTGFSRSYIYKLTSGGLIPHYKRGKRLYFKTHELEEWLTENRGFNLADIEKQASDYIMRNPRRF is encoded by the coding sequence ATGAGAAATCTTATCGAAGAATTGCCTGAACAAATAAGCTTGACAGTTACAAAGCAAGACTTAATTGAATTTGCAGATTATTTAATTCAAGAATATGCATCCTTACAAAGAACAGAATCGGCGCCTGAACATGACCTTAAAAAAGTAATTGATATCAATGAGGTCGCTGCCTATACTGGATTCTCTCGATCTTACATTTATAAACTAACAAGTGGCGGTTTAATCCCTCACTATAAGAGAGGCAAACGATTATATTTCAAAACACATGAATTAGAAGAATGGCTGACGGAAAACAGAGGCTTCAACCTAGCCGACATTGAGAAACAAGCTTCAGATTACATCATGAGGAATCCTCGAAGGTTTTAA